A section of the Pediococcus inopinatus genome encodes:
- a CDS encoding ATP-binding protein, which yields MNSTQKRMVNRTLRFFLTSLIGNVLMAFLVLKAVQKGQHSFSAQEINYFLLFAITIFVTAIEVVVYYSNLRQTQLRQDALNEKLQEVLKGKKASQIVLPTDDPFYELTMTVNKIESHDRHQIHNLTNQGNELKAIVNNLPVGVLVINRHREVQLANPATVDLLQLQIKTDPHPYTMDIKEGKLQALIERTFETKRDHHRTIHLKREPSEKVVEASVVYNKRVHHRFEVIVLLYDITEAWTVEQMQLNFVSNASHELRTPITAISGFAETLMNGAKDDPDKLDEFLRIIQKESRKLVHLSEDILSISRTQSDDQQSLKIEDCDLAALSQEEINVLHRGVQLHQVQVSNQIPEGTKVQTDAEQLGQIIKNLVANGIRYNRPQGKVTISYQETHNRWKLIVQDDGIGIAPENQHKVFERFYRVNSNRPGELVSGTGLGLPIVAESVKNLGGEIRLNSEPGKGSQFILTFPKVWQPIIEF from the coding sequence ATGAATTCAACACAAAAAAGAATGGTGAATAGAACCCTACGCTTTTTCCTAACGAGTTTAATTGGAAATGTTTTGATGGCGTTTTTAGTTTTAAAAGCGGTTCAAAAGGGACAACACAGTTTTAGTGCTCAAGAAATAAACTACTTTTTGTTGTTTGCAATTACGATTTTTGTAACAGCAATTGAGGTTGTGGTCTATTACAGTAATTTACGGCAGACTCAGTTACGTCAGGATGCTTTGAATGAAAAGCTTCAAGAAGTTTTAAAAGGTAAAAAAGCTAGTCAAATTGTTTTGCCAACCGATGATCCGTTTTATGAATTAACGATGACAGTTAATAAGATTGAATCTCACGATCGTCATCAAATTCACAATTTGACTAATCAAGGCAACGAGTTAAAAGCGATTGTGAATAACCTACCTGTTGGGGTTTTGGTTATCAACCGGCATCGAGAAGTTCAGCTGGCTAATCCAGCGACAGTGGATTTGTTACAGTTACAAATTAAGACGGATCCGCATCCTTATACGATGGACATTAAAGAAGGTAAGCTGCAAGCTTTGATTGAGCGAACGTTTGAAACGAAACGAGATCACCACCGAACAATTCATTTAAAACGGGAACCAAGTGAAAAAGTGGTCGAAGCCTCAGTTGTTTATAACAAACGAGTGCATCATCGTTTTGAAGTCATTGTTTTACTTTATGACATTACAGAAGCATGGACTGTTGAACAAATGCAATTAAACTTTGTTAGCAACGCCAGCCATGAACTAAGGACACCAATCACTGCTATTTCAGGCTTTGCAGAGACACTGATGAATGGTGCTAAAGATGATCCCGACAAACTGGATGAGTTTTTACGAATTATTCAAAAAGAAAGTCGTAAATTAGTTCATTTGAGTGAAGATATCTTATCAATTTCACGAACGCAGTCTGATGATCAGCAGTCCTTAAAGATTGAGGATTGTGATCTCGCGGCTTTGAGCCAAGAAGAGATTAATGTCTTGCATCGAGGTGTACAGCTACATCAAGTACAGGTTTCAAATCAGATTCCTGAGGGTACAAAAGTGCAAACTGATGCAGAGCAATTAGGACAGATTATTAAAAACTTAGTCGCTAATGGAATTCGCTACAATCGTCCTCAGGGTAAGGTGACAATTTCGTACCAGGAAACTCACAATCGTTGGAAACTGATCGTTCAAGATGATGGGATTGGAATTGCTCCAGAAAATCAACATAAAGTCTTTGAACGCTTTTATCGGGTAAACTCTAACCGACCTGGTGAGTTAGTTAGTGGAACTGGGTTGGGATTACCAATTGTAGCAGAAAGTGTCAAAAACTTAGGTGGAGAAATCAGACTCAATTCTGAACCTGGTAAGGGCTCACAGTTTATTTTGACGTTTCCTAAAGTTTGGCAACCAATCATAGAATTTTAG
- a CDS encoding response regulator transcription factor, with protein MSEKILVVDDEPSIVTLITYNLNEAGFETDSASSGLQALDWLQKNQANLVVMDLMLPGIDGLETIKRIRSTQPDLPVLILTAKNNELDKIVGFEIGADDYLTKPFSPRELVARIKAILRRTQNGHRDVPTPEPERQLKAVGSLVIDEDRFEVFKANKKVALTPNEFKLLAYLWKHANHVLNRDTILNAVWGYDYAGQTRMVDIHVSHLRDKIEDDPKNAKLILTVRGFGYEFNTKKNGE; from the coding sequence ATGAGTGAGAAAATTTTAGTGGTTGACGATGAGCCCTCAATTGTGACATTAATTACGTATAATCTTAACGAGGCGGGTTTTGAAACTGATAGTGCTTCTTCGGGGTTGCAGGCGTTGGATTGGCTACAGAAAAATCAGGCCAATTTAGTAGTCATGGATTTAATGTTACCAGGAATTGATGGGCTAGAAACGATTAAACGTATTCGTTCAACCCAACCAGACCTACCTGTTTTGATTTTAACAGCTAAAAATAACGAGCTGGATAAGATTGTCGGCTTTGAAATAGGCGCGGATGATTATCTCACCAAACCTTTTAGTCCACGAGAATTGGTTGCCCGAATCAAAGCCATATTAAGACGAACTCAAAATGGCCATCGTGATGTGCCTACTCCAGAACCGGAAAGGCAGTTAAAAGCGGTAGGGTCCTTAGTTATTGATGAAGATCGTTTTGAAGTCTTTAAAGCAAATAAGAAAGTGGCTTTAACGCCGAATGAGTTTAAATTATTGGCCTATTTGTGGAAACACGCGAATCATGTTTTGAATCGGGATACAATCTTAAATGCTGTGTGGGGTTATGATTATGCTGGGCAAACGCGCATGGTTGATATTCACGTGAGTCATTTACGTGATAAAATTGAAGATGATCCTAAAAATGCAAAATTAATTTTAACAGTGAGAGGCTTTGGTTATGAATTCAACACAAAAAAGAATGGTGAATAG
- the prfB gene encoding peptide chain release factor 2 (programmed frameshift), whose translation MELSEAKKQIKQMQEEVNDFRRSLDFDKLSENISINESKMGEPEFWNNQEQAQKLIDETNILKQKYDQFHNLQSQVENLSVTEELLEMEADADMQKEFEQNFDTTQQALRQYRLGLLLNGKYDANNAILEIHPGAGGTESQDWGAMLLRMYTRWAEKHQFTVSIEDYQAGDVAGLNSVSVVISGHNAYGYLHAEKGVHRLVRISPFDSAGRRHTSFASVDVMPELDDSVEININPDDLRVDVYRSSGAGGQHINKTSSAVRITHLPTGIVVASQAQRSQLQNRQTAMSILRAKLYEREEQKKAEQRAAIEGQQLEIGWGSQIRSYVFHPYSMVKDHRTNFETANVQGVMDGDLDGFIDAYLQWKLQQENPQ comes from the exons ATGGAATTAAGTGAAGCAAAAAAACAAATTAAACAAATGCAAGAAGAAGTCAATGACTTTAGGAGGTCACTT GACTTCGATAAACTAAGCGAAAACATTTCAATCAATGAATCAAAAATGGGCGAACCTGAATTTTGGAATAATCAGGAGCAGGCTCAAAAACTTATTGATGAAACAAATATTTTAAAGCAAAAATACGATCAGTTTCATAATTTACAGTCTCAAGTGGAAAATTTATCTGTGACAGAAGAACTGCTTGAAATGGAAGCTGATGCAGACATGCAAAAGGAGTTTGAACAAAACTTTGATACAACTCAACAGGCATTAAGACAGTATCGATTGGGGTTGCTGCTTAACGGAAAATACGATGCAAACAATGCCATTTTGGAAATTCATCCAGGGGCCGGTGGCACCGAATCTCAGGATTGGGGAGCCATGTTGTTAAGAATGTACACACGATGGGCTGAAAAACATCAGTTTACAGTTTCGATTGAGGATTATCAGGCTGGAGACGTGGCAGGACTGAACAGTGTGAGTGTCGTGATTAGTGGACACAATGCTTATGGGTATTTGCATGCGGAAAAAGGCGTTCATCGCCTCGTTCGGATTTCGCCGTTTGATTCAGCTGGTCGCCGTCATACATCATTTGCCTCTGTTGATGTCATGCCAGAACTAGATGATTCAGTGGAAATTAATATTAATCCAGATGACTTACGAGTTGATGTCTACCGCTCAAGTGGTGCTGGCGGCCAACATATCAACAAAACATCTTCTGCTGTCCGAATTACACATTTGCCTACGGGGATTGTAGTGGCCAGTCAGGCCCAGCGTTCGCAATTACAAAATCGGCAGACAGCAATGTCCATATTGCGGGCTAAACTTTATGAACGTGAAGAACAAAAAAAGGCGGAACAACGTGCGGCGATTGAGGGGCAACAGTTAGAAATTGGCTGGGGATCTCAGATTCGTTCTTATGTTTTTCATCCTTATTCCATGGTCAAAGATCACCGTACTAACTTTGAGACTGCCAATGTGCAAGGCGTGATGGATGGCGATTTGGATGGATTTATCGATGCATACTTACAGTGGAAATTACAACAAGAGAATCCACAGTAG
- the secA gene encoding preprotein translocase subunit SecA, producing MANLLKKWVESDKRDQKRLDRLANKVEAYKDEYSKLTDADLQAKTPALKARLQDGETLDDILPEAFAVAREGAKRVLGLFPFHVQIMGGIVLHEGNIAEMKTGEGKTLTATMPVYLNALGGKGVHVVTVNEYLSGRDATEMGELYNWLGLSVGLNTAEKSPEEKRAAYLADITYSTNSEIGFDYLRDNMVVYKEDMVQRPLSFAIIDEVDSILIDEARTPLIISGQSENGTHMYKRADRFAKTLTADTDYKIDWESKSISLNDNGIEKAEKYFNLKNLYDVDNASLTHHLDQALRANYIMLKDKDYVVQDGEALIVDQFTGRVMEGRRFSDGLHQAIEAKENVEIQEETKTMANITYQNLFRMYHKLSGMTGTARTEQEEFREIYNMEVITIPTNRPMIRDDRADLLYPTLESKFGAVIKEIKQLHAKEQPMLIGTVAVETSEHLSHLLDDEKIPHVVLNAKNHAKEAEIITNAGQKGAVTIATNMAGRGTDIKLGPGVKELGGLAVIGTERHESRRIDNQLRGRSGRQGDPGMSQFYLSLEDDLMIRFGSERIKNLLQRMKVSDDDAVIQSRMITKQVESAQKRVEGNNYDSRKNVLQYDDVMRAQREVIYGERQQVILAKDSLKNVMVPMIQRTVNQVVDVHMQGTEKDKWDLETILDFAKSNMVNEDTISLDDLTGKTADEVKGYLLDRAKEIYTQKEKQLYDPAQMLEFEKVVILRVVDAHWTEHIDAMDQLRQSIGLRGYGQLNPLVEYQQDGYRMFEEMVSDIEYDATRLFLKSEIRQNIQR from the coding sequence ATGGCTAATTTATTAAAGAAATGGGTTGAAAGTGACAAACGTGATCAAAAACGTTTGGATCGTTTAGCAAATAAAGTTGAAGCATACAAAGATGAATATAGTAAGTTAACCGATGCTGATTTACAGGCCAAAACTCCAGCCCTTAAGGCACGTTTACAGGATGGCGAAACGCTTGATGATATTTTGCCTGAGGCTTTTGCTGTTGCTCGTGAAGGTGCAAAACGGGTTCTTGGATTATTCCCATTCCATGTTCAAATTATGGGTGGAATTGTTCTGCATGAAGGTAACATTGCCGAGATGAAAACTGGTGAAGGTAAAACTTTAACAGCAACAATGCCGGTTTATTTGAATGCGCTTGGCGGCAAAGGGGTTCATGTTGTTACCGTTAATGAATACTTATCTGGTCGTGATGCTACAGAAATGGGTGAGTTATATAATTGGTTAGGTCTAAGTGTTGGCCTAAATACCGCTGAAAAATCACCTGAGGAAAAACGAGCTGCTTATCTGGCTGATATTACTTATTCAACTAATAGTGAAATCGGGTTTGATTATTTACGGGATAACATGGTGGTCTATAAAGAGGATATGGTTCAACGTCCCCTTAGCTTTGCTATCATTGATGAAGTAGATTCAATTTTAATTGATGAAGCCCGAACACCATTGATTATTTCCGGACAATCCGAAAATGGGACCCACATGTATAAGCGGGCAGATCGGTTTGCAAAGACGTTAACAGCTGACACAGATTACAAAATTGATTGGGAATCGAAATCAATTTCTTTAAACGATAACGGAATCGAAAAAGCTGAGAAATATTTCAACCTAAAGAATTTGTATGATGTTGATAATGCTTCATTAACTCATCATCTTGATCAGGCCTTACGTGCTAACTACATTATGTTAAAAGATAAGGATTATGTGGTTCAAGATGGGGAAGCACTCATCGTGGATCAGTTTACTGGTCGAGTAATGGAAGGTCGTCGTTTCTCTGACGGATTGCATCAAGCGATTGAAGCCAAGGAAAATGTTGAGATTCAAGAAGAAACAAAGACCATGGCTAACATCACTTATCAAAACTTGTTCCGGATGTATCATAAATTATCTGGGATGACTGGTACGGCTAGAACAGAGCAGGAAGAATTCCGCGAAATTTACAATATGGAAGTTATCACAATTCCAACTAACCGCCCAATGATTCGTGACGATCGTGCAGACTTGTTATATCCAACGTTGGAAAGCAAGTTCGGAGCAGTTATCAAAGAAATCAAACAATTGCATGCCAAAGAGCAGCCTATGTTAATTGGTACGGTAGCTGTTGAAACTTCTGAACATCTTTCCCATCTATTAGATGATGAAAAAATTCCCCATGTTGTTTTGAATGCGAAAAATCATGCTAAAGAAGCTGAAATCATTACCAATGCTGGTCAAAAAGGCGCCGTTACAATTGCGACTAATATGGCTGGTCGAGGAACTGATATTAAGTTAGGACCTGGTGTTAAAGAGCTAGGCGGACTAGCTGTAATCGGAACTGAACGACATGAGTCACGACGTATTGATAATCAGTTGCGAGGACGTTCTGGTCGTCAAGGTGATCCTGGTATGTCACAATTCTATTTATCATTAGAAGATGACTTAATGATTCGTTTTGGTTCAGAGCGAATCAAGAATTTGTTGCAACGTATGAAGGTTTCCGATGATGATGCCGTTATTCAAAGCCGCATGATTACTAAACAAGTGGAATCTGCTCAAAAACGAGTAGAAGGAAATAACTACGACTCACGTAAAAATGTTTTGCAATACGATGACGTGATGCGGGCACAACGTGAAGTGATTTACGGAGAACGACAACAAGTTATTTTGGCCAAAGACTCATTGAAAAACGTAATGGTTCCAATGATTCAGCGGACAGTTAATCAAGTTGTAGATGTTCACATGCAAGGAACTGAAAAAGATAAGTGGGATTTAGAGACGATTCTAGATTTTGCAAAGTCTAATATGGTTAATGAAGATACGATTTCGTTAGATGACCTTACAGGTAAAACAGCAGATGAAGTTAAAGGTTATTTATTAGATCGGGCTAAAGAAATATACACTCAAAAAGAAAAACAACTCTATGATCCTGCACAAATGTTGGAATTCGAAAAAGTTGTTATCTTACGAGTGGTTGATGCTCATTGGACTGAACACATTGATGCGATGGATCAATTACGTCAATCAATCGGTCTTCGTGGATATGGACAACTGAATCCGTTGGTTGAATATCAACAGGATGGTTACCGGATGTTCGAAGAAATGGTGTCAGATATTGAATATGATGCAACCAGATTATTCTTAAAGTCTGAAATTCGTCAAAATATCCAACGTTAA
- the hpf gene encoding ribosome hibernation-promoting factor, HPF/YfiA family, giving the protein MLDFNVRGENIEVTEAIRNYVEKRISKLEKYFDNSMNAKAHVNLKVHPDKTAKVEVTIPLPYLVLRAEETSPDLYASVDLVTDKLERQIRKYKTKINRKSREKGFKGVEVPGAELDVDDSDEPDSKDTKFDIVRTKRVSLKPMDSEEAVLQMDMLNHDFFIYQDAETDAVNIVYRRNDGRYGLIESDD; this is encoded by the coding sequence ATGCTTGATTTTAATGTACGTGGCGAAAATATTGAAGTGACAGAAGCAATTAGAAACTATGTGGAAAAACGTATTAGCAAACTAGAAAAATATTTTGATAATAGTATGAATGCTAAGGCGCATGTAAACCTCAAGGTTCATCCGGATAAGACAGCAAAGGTTGAGGTTACGATCCCGCTTCCATATTTGGTACTGAGAGCTGAAGAAACATCACCTGATCTGTATGCAAGCGTTGATTTGGTAACTGATAAATTGGAGCGCCAAATCCGCAAATATAAAACAAAAATCAATCGTAAATCTCGTGAAAAAGGATTTAAGGGTGTTGAAGTACCAGGTGCTGAGCTTGACGTAGATGACAGTGACGAGCCTGATTCAAAAGACACTAAATTTGATATTGTTCGGACTAAACGAGTTTCACTAAAACCAATGGATAGTGAAGAAGCTGTTTTGCAAATGGATATGTTGAATCATGACTTCTTTATTTATCAAGATGCTGAAACTGATGCGGTTAACATTGTTTATCGTCGTAATGACGGGCGATATGGCTTGATCGAATCAGACGACTAA
- a CDS encoding ComF family protein — translation MQCLICHKAIRVTWPLSYLMLPSRKEIPPICEDCQSGFYKITTAVACPKCGRRQASLKVCSDCEKWQLHSTYHYANHALYQYNEAMKAYMHTYKFQGDYQLRHVFDTEFPHFIESFQGFDLVVALPIDPTTWTTRGFNQVLGLMGSLKNSAILQMNRAQEEKRQSQKKRQERLKTGNHFQVDVEYRQQIENKRVLLIDDVYTAGRTLRHAAETLYDQGCGCVESVTLCR, via the coding sequence ATGCAGTGTCTCATTTGTCATAAAGCCATCCGCGTGACATGGCCATTGAGTTATTTGATGCTGCCAAGCAGAAAGGAAATTCCTCCAATTTGTGAGGATTGTCAGTCTGGTTTTTATAAAATTACTACAGCCGTGGCTTGTCCAAAATGTGGAAGAAGACAGGCTTCTTTGAAAGTGTGTAGTGATTGTGAAAAATGGCAACTTCATAGTACCTATCACTATGCAAACCATGCTTTGTATCAATACAATGAAGCAATGAAAGCCTACATGCATACGTATAAATTTCAAGGGGACTATCAGTTAAGGCATGTGTTTGATACCGAGTTTCCGCACTTTATTGAAAGTTTTCAAGGATTCGATTTAGTTGTTGCTTTGCCAATTGATCCCACCACTTGGACAACCCGTGGATTTAATCAGGTTTTAGGTTTGATGGGCTCGTTAAAGAACAGTGCCATTCTTCAAATGAACAGAGCTCAAGAAGAAAAACGCCAATCGCAAAAAAAGCGTCAAGAACGTCTGAAAACTGGTAATCATTTTCAGGTTGATGTAGAATATCGGCAACAGATTGAAAACAAAAGAGTTCTTTTGATCGACGATGTTTATACAGCCGGTAGAACGCTGCGTCATGCAGCCGAGACTTTATATGATCAGGGCTGCGGGTGTGTAGAAAGTGTGACGCTTTGCCGGTAG
- a CDS encoding DEAD/DEAH box helicase: MEKSEFFGRLVLMPRDWAITDANLQKLPTMQISENRVRCLRCHTWHLKQAVSLPRNEFYCPSCLQLGRVSTLENFVTATEPNHFKPLETYLTWHGELTNSQKRCSKEVLQAFEHSRDHLLWAVTGAGKTEMLFPGITDALQKGKRVCLASPRVDVCLELFPRLQDAFQNVDIALLHGHQTDPYHYAQLTIATTHQLLRFYHAFDVLIIDEVDAFPYAQNEKLMYATKQAKKPTGMCLYLTATPGKALMQKVKQKQIGVSYLPQRFHGFPLPEIKPKLVFNWWKKVQNKKLPKALKRFLAECQQTGRQFLVFVSHINQLKVVLNAIAQNFPTLKLTTVFSADEQRLEKVQLMRDGKVDGLITTTILERGVTFPKIDVCVLGADDGTFSSAALVQIAGRVGRNPQRPTGTVLFICDGISKAVNEAIHQIRFVNHKAKEESHAVSHLS; the protein is encoded by the coding sequence ATGGAAAAATCAGAATTCTTTGGGAGACTAGTTTTGATGCCCCGTGACTGGGCAATAACAGATGCAAACTTACAAAAGTTGCCGACAATGCAAATTAGCGAGAATCGGGTACGTTGTTTGCGTTGTCACACGTGGCATTTGAAACAAGCCGTTTCACTACCAAGAAATGAGTTTTATTGTCCAAGCTGTCTTCAATTGGGTCGTGTTTCGACATTAGAAAATTTTGTAACCGCAACGGAACCGAACCATTTTAAACCTTTAGAGACTTATTTAACTTGGCATGGTGAGCTCACAAATAGTCAAAAACGGTGTTCAAAGGAAGTTTTACAGGCCTTTGAGCATAGTCGAGATCATCTTTTATGGGCGGTGACCGGAGCCGGAAAAACAGAAATGCTTTTTCCAGGAATTACCGATGCCCTTCAAAAGGGAAAACGGGTTTGTTTGGCTTCTCCAAGAGTGGATGTGTGTTTGGAGCTTTTTCCACGTTTACAAGATGCCTTTCAAAATGTCGATATTGCGTTATTACACGGGCATCAAACTGATCCGTACCATTACGCCCAACTCACAATTGCCACAACTCATCAGCTATTAAGATTTTACCACGCATTTGATGTTTTGATTATTGATGAAGTTGATGCTTTTCCGTACGCACAAAATGAAAAGTTAATGTATGCGACAAAACAGGCTAAGAAGCCAACCGGAATGTGTCTATACTTAACAGCCACTCCTGGGAAAGCCTTAATGCAAAAAGTTAAACAAAAACAGATCGGCGTGAGTTACTTACCCCAGCGTTTCCACGGATTTCCATTACCGGAAATAAAGCCCAAGTTGGTTTTTAATTGGTGGAAAAAGGTACAAAACAAAAAATTACCCAAAGCTTTAAAGAGATTTCTTGCTGAATGCCAACAGACGGGGCGACAATTTTTAGTTTTTGTGTCACATATTAATCAATTAAAGGTGGTTTTAAACGCAATTGCCCAAAACTTTCCAACCTTGAAACTAACAACTGTTTTTTCTGCAGATGAACAACGTTTAGAAAAAGTGCAATTAATGCGGGATGGCAAAGTGGACGGTCTAATAACGACGACCATCCTAGAACGGGGGGTAACTTTTCCTAAAATTGATGTTTGCGTGTTGGGTGCAGATGATGGAACCTTTTCTTCGGCAGCCTTAGTGCAGATTGCTGGAAGGGTGGGGCGGAACCCACAACGTCCAACGGGGACCGTATTGTTTATTTGTGATGGCATTTCAAAGGCGGTCAATGAAGCAATTCATCAAATCAGATTTGTGAATCACAAAGCAAAGGAGGAATCGCATGCAGTGTCTCATTTGTCATAA